The following proteins are co-located in the Flectobacillus major DSM 103 genome:
- a CDS encoding glucoamylase family protein gives MKKLITLLGVVTCSYLPSLAQSNLVTPVKEYTLNEKNEYIGTVQKATFEYFWDFAHPVSGMAAERSATPNIVTSGGTGFGIMSIVTGVHRGWITRQEGVKHIAKIANFLGKAERFHGAWSHWLDGRNGKMIPFGEKDNGGDLVETAYLVNGLLIARTYFNGNTAEEKALRQSITQLWETVEWDWYASRGDNHLYWHWSPKYNWDMNMPIRGYNECLITYVLALSSPTHAIKPEVYQNTWKKSDFYENGKSYLGYKLSVGFPYGGPLFFAHYSYLSLDPRLMQDEKTNYWQHNLAQTLINYKHCVEEAPKNFGYSPENWGLTASDDYNFYDAHSPTNDNGTISPTAALSSFPYTPFESYQAMRYMYLKKGAILFGKYGFYDAYNAEKNWYSNQYLAIDQGPIVVMIENYRSGLLWSLGEKTKELQIGLQKMGIHKPNYPTGFYMYIPDPKTNDVTLMTHPDSGDYVLDFAVAGNEPIELTLTDHNNNKQTLIPKTNSLKEMQKVHFKTKSGRYKATITQGNNQHEVSLILK, from the coding sequence ATGAAAAAATTAATTACCCTTCTTGGAGTTGTTACCTGTAGTTATCTACCTTCACTGGCACAATCTAACCTTGTTACTCCTGTAAAAGAATATACGCTTAATGAAAAAAATGAATACATAGGTACTGTTCAAAAAGCAACATTTGAGTATTTCTGGGACTTTGCTCATCCTGTTTCGGGCATGGCTGCCGAGCGTTCGGCAACACCCAATATTGTAACTTCGGGAGGTACAGGTTTTGGTATTATGAGTATAGTAACTGGTGTACATCGTGGATGGATTACACGCCAAGAAGGTGTTAAACATATTGCTAAAATTGCTAATTTCTTGGGAAAAGCAGAACGCTTTCATGGAGCTTGGTCGCACTGGCTTGATGGCCGAAATGGCAAAATGATACCTTTTGGCGAAAAAGATAACGGGGGCGATTTGGTAGAAACAGCCTACTTAGTCAACGGTCTGCTAATTGCCCGTACCTATTTCAATGGCAACACCGCCGAAGAAAAAGCTCTTCGCCAAAGTATTACTCAGCTCTGGGAAACCGTTGAGTGGGATTGGTACGCTTCTCGTGGCGACAATCATCTATACTGGCACTGGTCGCCCAAATACAACTGGGATATGAATATGCCTATTCGTGGCTATAATGAATGCTTGATTACTTATGTACTAGCCTTATCGTCGCCAACACATGCTATCAAGCCTGAGGTATACCAAAATACTTGGAAAAAAAGTGATTTCTATGAAAATGGTAAAAGCTATTTAGGCTACAAACTATCGGTTGGGTTTCCTTATGGTGGGCCATTGTTTTTTGCACACTATTCATATTTGAGCCTCGACCCTCGTTTGATGCAAGACGAAAAAACCAATTACTGGCAACATAATTTGGCTCAAACACTTATCAACTACAAGCATTGTGTAGAAGAAGCTCCCAAAAACTTTGGTTATTCTCCCGAAAACTGGGGTTTAACCGCTAGCGACGACTATAACTTTTACGATGCCCACTCTCCTACCAATGATAACGGTACGATAAGCCCTACGGCAGCCCTTTCGTCGTTTCCTTATACCCCATTTGAATCATACCAAGCAATGCGGTATATGTATCTTAAAAAAGGAGCGATTTTATTTGGAAAATATGGTTTTTATGACGCTTACAATGCCGAAAAAAATTGGTATTCCAATCAGTATTTGGCCATTGACCAAGGGCCAATTGTAGTTATGATTGAAAACTATCGATCTGGCTTATTGTGGAGTTTGGGCGAAAAAACCAAAGAACTACAAATAGGCTTACAAAAAATGGGAATCCATAAACCCAACTACCCAACAGGGTTCTATATGTACATTCCCGACCCCAAAACCAACGATGTAACGCTAATGACACACCCCGATTCGGGCGATTATGTCCTTGACTTTGCTGTAGCTGGTAACGAACCCATAGAACTAACACTCACCGACCATAATAATAACAAGCAAACATTAATTCCAAAAACCAATTCTTTAAAAGAAATGCAAAAAGTACACTTTAAAACTAAATCGGGAAGATATAAAGCGACAATCACCCAAGGTAATAACCAACACGAAGTATCATTGATTTTAAAGTAG
- the rplT gene encoding 50S ribosomal protein L20: protein MPRSVNHVASRARRKKVLKLAKGFYGRGKNVWTVAKNKIEKGLQYAYRDRKVKKRDFRALWIQRINAAARQEGLSYSAFMGKLNKSGIELNRKVLADLAMNHPEAFKAVLAKVK, encoded by the coding sequence ATGCCACGTAGCGTCAATCACGTAGCGTCGAGAGCAAGACGTAAAAAAGTGCTTAAATTAGCCAAAGGTTTTTACGGAAGAGGTAAAAACGTTTGGACAGTAGCAAAAAATAAGATCGAGAAAGGTCTTCAATACGCTTACCGTGACCGTAAGGTTAAGAAAAGAGATTTCCGTGCATTGTGGATTCAACGTATCAACGCAGCAGCACGTCAAGAAGGTTTATCTTACTCAGCTTTCATGGGTAAATTGAATAAATCAGGTATTGAATTAAACAGAAAAGTATTGGCTGACTTAGCAATGAACCACCCAGAGGCGTTCAAGGCTGTTTTAGCAAAAGTAAAATAG
- the rpmI gene encoding 50S ribosomal protein L35, translating to MPKIKTKSGAKKRFKVTGTGKIKRKHAFHSHILTKKSTKRKRNLVHDTLVSPGDMDRVTLMLVM from the coding sequence ATGCCAAAAATTAAAACTAAGTCAGGAGCGAAAAAACGCTTCAAAGTGACTGGAACAGGCAAAATTAAGCGTAAGCACGCTTTCCACAGCCACATTCTTACCAAAAAATCAACTAAACGTAAACGTAACTTAGTTCACGATACTTTAGTTAGTCCTGGTGATATGGACAGAGTTACATTGATGTTAGTAATGTAA
- a CDS encoding two-component regulator propeller domain-containing protein encodes MNRGQFLASRERFRYLRGRLFYLWILASLFLLSEAAGQSVSSICNPEIISFTKQQYGAHYQNWDVVQDQQTGFMYFANSKGLLEYDGSNWKVYELPQKQIVRSLAVDGQGRIYTGALGSIGYWQANTQGLLQYHSIAELIKEKEFFKEEIWHIIPYKNGVMFQSFAFLYIYENGKVTRLKNPGTILFVSEAHQRLLVQVIGKGIFEIIHQQFVLIKGSEIFANEAVNVVLPHGSKDFLICASKGLYLYDGQNFKSLNTSTNAFLQHFQLNRGILLKNGQYLFGTILNGVILTDAQGNIIRHINQKNGLQNNTVLSLLEDQNQNVWVGLDKGIDLLVLSSPLTYYRDLEGYFGTVYDVATVNDWFYVGTNQGVFCKKLSDKNARFRLVPKTQGQVWDLAYIDNQLLCGHNNGTFLLEGDRATQLSSITGGWMIKKLRNHPDWLIQGTYTKLCMYKKTASGQWRFDHVLDGFTGSAKQLEEDSEGNIWVNRPSIGLAKITLDKSLKKVASLVVFEQAEFKDAGNNLTFFQNQILVSTPQGLQSYDIAKQRFNLSDTLQKWLFGDIIHKFFPVSASEAYILRKDGTLQYGKIGHKPIDIPINNNRWVDSYENVVALPTGELIVCTEDGFANLPNIRQLSQYSTNAIKPFVRSVTSLDAPIAHIFRKPPQNEQIELDYDQNNINVVFSTTNFTTKVKYSYWLENAMKIWSPFQYITQKEFSNLLPGRYIFHLKSNQNDQENTVTITILPPWYWNNWSKAVYVLIFIGLNVLFYRWQDKRFKLKQLKERRKLEKRLRRQEELSQNEIMQLRNEQLEKDIIRKSEELANSTMVVIKKNELLLEIKQEVDNLRKELGGRGGTHAYKQILHLIDSNISTEQDWQIFESNFNMVHEEFLKKLIDHYPNLTPSDLKLAAYLRMNLSTKEIAQLFNITNRSVELKRYRLRKKMDLDTEVNLGEFMMKY; translated from the coding sequence ATGAATCGAGGACAATTTTTGGCATCTAGGGAGAGATTTCGATATTTGAGAGGGCGATTATTCTATTTGTGGATATTGGCTAGCCTATTTTTACTTTCAGAAGCTGCGGGGCAATCAGTTAGTAGTATTTGTAATCCTGAGATAATCTCTTTTACTAAGCAACAGTACGGTGCTCATTACCAAAACTGGGATGTAGTTCAAGACCAACAAACGGGCTTTATGTATTTTGCTAATTCAAAAGGATTATTAGAATACGATGGAAGTAATTGGAAGGTGTATGAATTACCCCAAAAGCAGATTGTTCGTTCGTTGGCAGTAGATGGTCAAGGCAGAATTTATACTGGGGCATTGGGTAGTATTGGGTACTGGCAAGCCAACACACAAGGCTTGTTACAGTACCACTCTATTGCCGAGCTTATCAAAGAAAAGGAGTTTTTTAAAGAAGAAATCTGGCATATTATTCCTTACAAAAATGGGGTTATGTTTCAATCGTTTGCTTTTTTGTATATATATGAAAACGGAAAAGTAACTCGGCTCAAAAATCCCGGTACAATTCTCTTTGTATCTGAAGCTCATCAGCGTTTGCTAGTTCAAGTAATAGGGAAAGGTATCTTTGAAATTATTCATCAGCAATTTGTTCTGATAAAAGGAAGTGAGATATTTGCCAACGAGGCCGTCAATGTAGTGTTGCCTCATGGCTCTAAAGACTTTCTTATTTGTGCAAGCAAGGGATTATACCTTTACGATGGACAAAATTTTAAAAGCCTCAATACCTCAACAAACGCATTTTTACAGCACTTTCAGCTCAATAGAGGCATTCTCTTGAAAAATGGGCAATACCTCTTCGGTACGATTCTCAATGGGGTTATTTTGACCGATGCCCAGGGCAATATCATTAGGCATATTAATCAGAAAAATGGTCTACAAAATAATACCGTATTAAGTCTGCTTGAAGACCAAAACCAGAATGTTTGGGTGGGTCTCGACAAAGGAATAGACCTATTAGTCTTGAGTTCTCCATTAACCTATTATCGTGATTTAGAAGGATATTTTGGTACTGTTTATGATGTGGCTACAGTCAATGACTGGTTTTATGTAGGTACTAACCAAGGCGTTTTTTGTAAAAAACTTAGCGATAAAAATGCCCGTTTTAGGCTTGTTCCTAAAACCCAAGGGCAAGTTTGGGATTTGGCTTATATCGACAATCAGTTACTTTGTGGGCATAATAATGGTACTTTTTTACTTGAAGGCGACCGTGCTACCCAATTATCTAGTATTACAGGGGGCTGGATGATCAAAAAACTCAGGAATCACCCCGACTGGCTGATTCAGGGTACTTATACTAAATTGTGTATGTACAAGAAAACAGCCTCAGGACAATGGCGTTTTGACCACGTGCTAGACGGCTTTACTGGTTCGGCTAAACAGTTAGAAGAGGATTCTGAAGGCAATATTTGGGTAAATCGACCATCGATAGGCTTGGCTAAAATAACGCTGGATAAATCACTAAAAAAAGTGGCTTCTTTGGTGGTTTTTGAGCAGGCAGAGTTTAAGGATGCAGGCAATAATTTAACTTTTTTCCAAAACCAGATTCTTGTGTCAACACCCCAAGGATTACAAAGCTATGATATAGCAAAACAACGCTTTAACCTAAGTGACACATTACAGAAATGGCTTTTTGGCGATATAATACATAAATTCTTTCCTGTTTCGGCTTCTGAGGCATATATTTTACGGAAAGACGGTACTTTACAGTATGGCAAAATAGGTCACAAACCCATAGATATTCCTATTAATAACAATCGCTGGGTAGATAGCTATGAAAATGTGGTGGCTTTACCTACTGGCGAGCTAATAGTATGTACCGAAGATGGCTTTGCCAATTTGCCCAATATTCGGCAATTGAGCCAATATTCAACCAACGCTATTAAGCCCTTTGTACGAAGTGTAACGTCGTTAGATGCCCCTATTGCCCATATTTTCCGTAAACCTCCCCAAAATGAGCAAATAGAACTGGATTATGACCAGAATAATATCAATGTGGTTTTTAGTACAACTAATTTTACTACGAAAGTTAAGTATAGCTATTGGCTAGAAAATGCCATGAAAATTTGGTCACCTTTTCAGTATATCACACAAAAAGAATTTAGTAATTTATTGCCTGGAAGGTATATTTTTCACCTAAAATCTAACCAAAATGATCAAGAAAATACAGTAACAATTACGATTCTGCCACCTTGGTATTGGAATAATTGGAGTAAGGCTGTTTATGTATTGATTTTTATAGGGTTAAATGTCCTGTTTTATCGTTGGCAAGATAAGCGATTCAAGCTGAAGCAATTAAAAGAAAGACGAAAACTTGAAAAACGCTTGCGACGACAAGAAGAATTGAGCCAGAACGAAATCATGCAACTGCGTAATGAGCAACTAGAAAAAGATATTATCCGAAAATCGGAAGAGTTGGCCAATTCGACTATGGTTGTTATCAAGAAAAATGAGTTACTGCTAGAAATCAAACAGGAAGTAGATAATTTAAGAAAAGAACTGGGTGGGCGAGGAGGTACACATGCCTACAAACAGATTTTACATTTGATTGATAGCAATATTTCAACCGAGCAAGATTGGCAAATTTTTGAATCTAATTTTAATATGGTTCACGAAGAGTTCCTCAAAAAACTTATCGACCATTATCCCAACTTAACGCCTAGTGATTTAAAACTTGCGGCCTATCTGCGAATGAACCTTTCTACGAAAGAAATAGCCCAGCTATTCAATATTACCAACCGTAGTGTTGAGTTGAAAAGGTATAGACTTAGAAAAAAAATGGATTTAGACACAGAAGTAAACCTAGGTGAATTTATGATGAAGTATTAA
- the infC gene encoding translation initiation factor IF-3, translating into MALRPNQFKGPKREEEPYRINNLIRGVQQVRLVGENVEQGIVDFKQALETAQQQGLDLVEISPKAVPPVCRVIDYAKFKYEQKKKQKEIKANAAKTVVKEIRFGPNTDEHDFNFKLKHAINFLKEGAKVKAYVHFVGRAIVFKERGEILLLNFAKGLEEVGKPDEMPRLEGKRMSIIFSPKAPKK; encoded by the coding sequence ATGGCGTTACGCCCGAATCAATTCAAAGGACCAAAAAGAGAAGAAGAACCTTACAGAATCAACAATCTTATTCGTGGAGTCCAACAAGTTCGTTTAGTTGGTGAAAATGTTGAGCAAGGTATTGTTGACTTCAAGCAAGCACTAGAAACTGCACAACAACAAGGATTAGATTTAGTGGAAATTTCACCCAAAGCTGTTCCACCAGTATGTCGTGTTATTGACTATGCTAAGTTTAAATACGAGCAAAAAAAGAAACAAAAGGAAATTAAAGCCAACGCTGCTAAAACAGTCGTAAAGGAAATCCGTTTCGGCCCTAACACCGATGAGCATGATTTTAATTTTAAATTAAAACACGCTATCAACTTCTTGAAAGAAGGTGCAAAAGTAAAAGCGTATGTTCACTTTGTGGGTCGTGCTATCGTATTTAAAGAAAGAGGTGAAATTCTATTATTGAACTTTGCCAAAGGACTTGAAGAAGTTGGTAAGCCTGATGAAATGCCAAGACTTGAAGGCAAGAGAATGTCGATTATTTTCTCGCCAAAAGCTCCTAAAAAATAA
- a CDS encoding RagB/SusD family nutrient uptake outer membrane protein — translation MAYLSIINHLENDSSIIMKKNIIQSSLTIGKYLPFALLLSLTSCKDSFLDVPPQGQQPSEQFWKNEGDATKAVNAMYANLRSWNNTAFAPMAVESIASDDTEKGSSPSDATFFNKFDTFTASASEGQIGDFWKGQYQSINYANQVIDNIPAISMDENLKTRYIAEAKFIRAYCYFRLVRAFGDVPLRLSLAQDAAAYNLPRSPKAEVWAAIEKDLKDAASILPQTYGATDIGRATKGAALALNAKVAMYQKKWSEVVALTKQVMGMGYSLFPNYEQMFRIPNENCSESIFEIQCKLILGNAAASNSQYSQVQGVRGSQGGGWGFHVPTQDLVNEFEEGDPRKDATIIFRGEITPQGDVIPATGDNPMYNQKSYVPFSLFISGYNEGADQNIRVIRYAEVLLMNAEANNELGNTADALASLEMVRARARQGNNAILPKVTTTDQALLRKAIYHERRVELAMEFDRFFDVIRQGRGAEVFGKKGFKTGVSEVWPIPQNEIDLSAGVLKQNTGY, via the coding sequence ATGGCTTACTTATCTATTATCAATCATTTAGAAAACGACTCAAGCATTATCATGAAAAAAAATATTATTCAATCCTCATTAACAATAGGCAAATATTTACCCTTTGCCCTATTACTTTCTCTGACAAGTTGTAAAGACAGCTTTTTGGATGTTCCACCACAAGGACAACAACCTAGCGAGCAGTTTTGGAAAAATGAAGGCGATGCCACCAAAGCCGTCAATGCTATGTATGCCAACCTACGTTCATGGAACAACACAGCTTTTGCTCCAATGGCTGTTGAGAGTATAGCCTCGGACGATACCGAAAAAGGTAGTAGCCCTAGTGATGCCACTTTTTTCAATAAATTTGACACTTTCACTGCTAGTGCTTCTGAAGGACAAATCGGCGATTTCTGGAAAGGACAATACCAGTCTATCAATTACGCCAACCAAGTAATTGATAATATTCCAGCTATTAGCATGGACGAAAATCTTAAAACACGCTATATCGCCGAAGCTAAATTTATTCGTGCTTATTGTTACTTCCGCTTAGTACGTGCATTTGGTGATGTTCCTTTGCGTTTATCGTTGGCTCAGGATGCAGCAGCCTATAACTTACCAAGAAGTCCAAAAGCTGAAGTATGGGCGGCTATCGAAAAAGATTTGAAAGATGCAGCCAGTATTTTGCCTCAAACTTATGGTGCTACCGATATTGGACGTGCTACCAAAGGAGCAGCCCTAGCTTTGAATGCCAAAGTGGCCATGTACCAGAAAAAATGGAGCGAAGTAGTGGCATTGACCAAACAAGTAATGGGAATGGGCTATTCGTTGTTTCCAAACTACGAGCAAATGTTTAGAATTCCTAACGAAAACTGTTCAGAATCTATCTTCGAGATTCAGTGTAAATTGATTCTTGGCAATGCTGCCGCTTCTAACTCACAATACTCGCAAGTACAAGGCGTAAGAGGCTCGCAAGGCGGTGGCTGGGGCTTCCATGTACCTACACAAGACCTCGTTAATGAATTTGAGGAAGGAGACCCTCGCAAAGATGCCACTATTATTTTTAGAGGTGAAATTACCCCTCAAGGCGATGTGATTCCTGCTACTGGCGACAACCCTATGTACAATCAAAAATCGTATGTGCCATTCTCTTTGTTTATTTCGGGCTACAACGAAGGTGCCGACCAAAATATCCGTGTGATTCGCTATGCTGAAGTATTATTGATGAATGCCGAAGCTAATAACGAATTAGGTAATACTGCCGACGCTTTGGCTTCTTTAGAAATGGTACGTGCTAGAGCTCGTCAAGGTAATAATGCTATTTTACCAAAAGTAACTACTACCGACCAAGCCCTATTGCGTAAAGCTATTTACCACGAAAGAAGAGTAGAATTAGCCATGGAATTTGACCGTTTCTTCGACGTAATTCGCCAAGGAAGAGGTGCTGAAGTATTTGGCAAAAAAGGCTTCAAAACTGGCGTAAGTGAAGTTTGGCCTATCCCTCAAAACGAAATCGACTTGAGTGCTGGAGTTTTAAAACAAAATACAGGATACTAA
- a CDS encoding SusC/RagA family TonB-linked outer membrane protein: protein MKQKPFTIPSTKLNTLDVLKFFRYACLAAMVTGPVITEAKVPANHTKQAVDTKVTGKVTDTNGEEVPGVAVRVKNTNKGTNTDINGAFSLTVGDNAVLVFSSVGYKTQEVAVNGKSVINVVLQPSSTELEQVVFVGYGTQRKMDVTGSVVSVKGEDISKQASVNAVSALQGKVAGVQITNSGSPGAAPQIRIRGLGTVYGNPNPLYVVDGVWFDDISFLNPADIETMNVLKDASAQSIYGIRAANGVILITTKKGKADQSNITYNASYGVQRVTNQLEMANANEFATMVNELSIANGGSQLLTAANFGKGTDWYRQVLRSAPVTNHQISMSGGSQKSTYNFSLGYLNQAGIVEGNDYQRYTARLQNDYQISKHLKIGYSATGAANTSNDIPESIFRQLYAASPVVPVRYADGTYGDPSDYNLGDGANFNPQVTLDYYNKKSKGYRLTGNVFADLNFAKHFTFHTSLGGEFRQNEITDYTPVYTATLKQRSTVSTLSMSRAETRNWILENTLSYDNTFNNDHTVRVLLGQSAQSYRSYGYTASAQNVPNTSDGDLYIKLGNVDGRQITDYGDLNTIASYFGRVNYSFKNRYMLNASLRADGSSKFFGDNRWGYFPSVGLGWVVTDEPFMENQSTFDNLKFRASWGKVGNASVPSNISVLRVNQDPNLTAIFGDQIYTGGSINSVVPPTTYWERSVGTDIGVEMAFLKNKLTLEADYYNKKTELAIFDIPIPSSIGTGSSTITGNQADIQNRGYEFAITWRNTVSKDFSYSISANAGINNNKVLSVVTGSNPIYAGGSASTGGALSTRTIVGQPIGQFFGYIVDGIFQNNTEISSSAQPNAKPGDFKYRDISGPNGVPDGVITDLDRAPIGNPNPKYSYGINSNFMYKEFDLTLDFQGVAGVDIYNANLGLRYGNENFTKDFYNNRWHGEGTSNTYPSANIGGGDNYKPNSFFVESGAYFRVRNIQLGYTLPNALTDKLHIKKLRVFANAQNAFNFFKYRGFSPEVSGAYKNSGEVVTGTTATINSGIDTNVYPLFATYNFGLNVTF, encoded by the coding sequence ATGAAACAAAAACCATTTACTATTCCTTCTACAAAACTTAATACGCTCGATGTGTTGAAGTTTTTTAGATACGCATGCTTGGCAGCAATGGTTACAGGGCCAGTTATCACCGAAGCCAAAGTGCCTGCCAATCATACCAAACAGGCTGTGGATACTAAAGTAACAGGAAAGGTTACTGATACAAACGGAGAAGAGGTTCCGGGTGTGGCTGTTCGAGTAAAAAATACCAACAAAGGAACTAATACCGATATTAATGGAGCATTTAGCCTAACTGTAGGCGACAATGCCGTTTTAGTTTTTTCATCGGTAGGATACAAAACGCAAGAAGTTGCTGTTAATGGCAAAAGCGTTATCAATGTGGTATTACAACCCTCTTCGACAGAACTAGAACAAGTAGTTTTTGTAGGTTATGGTACACAACGCAAAATGGATGTAACTGGCTCGGTGGTATCGGTAAAAGGAGAAGACATTTCAAAACAAGCTTCTGTGAATGCCGTGAGTGCTTTACAAGGAAAAGTAGCGGGTGTTCAAATTACCAACTCTGGTTCGCCAGGGGCAGCACCTCAGATTCGGATTCGTGGCTTGGGTACAGTATATGGTAACCCCAACCCTTTGTACGTAGTTGATGGTGTATGGTTTGATGATATTTCATTCTTAAACCCTGCCGATATTGAAACAATGAACGTATTGAAGGATGCTTCGGCTCAATCTATTTATGGTATTCGTGCAGCCAACGGGGTGATTTTGATCACCACTAAAAAAGGAAAAGCCGACCAGTCAAATATTACATACAATGCTTCGTATGGTGTTCAGCGAGTAACCAACCAATTAGAAATGGCCAATGCCAATGAGTTTGCTACTATGGTAAACGAGTTGTCGATTGCCAATGGAGGTAGTCAGTTGTTGACAGCCGCTAATTTTGGAAAAGGTACAGACTGGTATCGTCAGGTATTAAGAAGTGCACCTGTTACCAATCACCAAATTTCGATGTCGGGTGGGTCACAAAAATCTACTTACAACTTCTCGTTGGGGTATTTGAACCAAGCGGGTATTGTCGAGGGCAACGATTATCAGCGTTATACTGCTCGTTTACAAAATGATTACCAAATTTCAAAACACTTGAAAATTGGCTATTCTGCAACGGGTGCGGCCAATACTTCTAATGATATTCCTGAAAGTATTTTCAGACAGTTGTATGCAGCTTCTCCTGTGGTTCCTGTACGTTATGCCGACGGTACTTATGGCGACCCTAGCGACTATAACCTTGGTGATGGTGCTAACTTCAACCCTCAAGTTACTTTAGACTATTACAACAAAAAATCAAAAGGATACCGCCTAACAGGAAATGTCTTTGCTGATTTGAATTTTGCTAAACATTTTACTTTCCATACTAGCCTTGGAGGTGAATTCAGACAAAATGAAATTACAGATTATACACCCGTTTATACTGCTACCCTAAAACAAAGAAGTACAGTTAGTACACTTTCGATGTCGAGAGCAGAAACGAGAAACTGGATTTTAGAAAATACACTAAGCTATGATAATACATTCAACAATGACCATACTGTAAGAGTATTATTGGGTCAATCAGCCCAAAGCTACCGTTCTTATGGCTATACAGCTTCGGCACAAAATGTACCTAATACGTCCGATGGTGATTTATATATCAAGTTGGGAAATGTAGATGGCCGTCAGATTACAGACTACGGCGATTTGAATACGATTGCGTCTTATTTTGGTCGTGTTAACTATTCATTCAAAAACCGTTATATGTTGAATGCCTCGCTTCGTGCTGATGGTTCGTCAAAATTCTTTGGTGACAACCGTTGGGGCTATTTCCCTTCTGTGGGCTTGGGTTGGGTAGTTACAGATGAGCCTTTTATGGAAAATCAATCTACGTTCGACAACCTAAAATTTAGAGCTAGCTGGGGTAAAGTAGGTAATGCGTCTGTTCCTTCTAATATTTCGGTGTTGCGTGTTAACCAAGACCCTAATTTAACAGCCATTTTTGGCGACCAAATATACACAGGTGGTAGTATCAACTCGGTTGTACCTCCTACTACTTATTGGGAACGCAGCGTTGGTACAGACATCGGAGTAGAAATGGCTTTCTTGAAAAACAAATTAACCCTAGAAGCGGATTATTATAACAAGAAAACCGAATTGGCCATTTTTGATATTCCTATTCCTTCGTCAATCGGTACTGGTTCTAGTACTATTACTGGTAATCAAGCCGATATTCAAAATCGTGGATATGAGTTTGCTATTACTTGGAGAAATACCGTTTCAAAAGACTTCTCTTATTCAATCAGTGCCAATGCTGGTATCAATAACAACAAAGTGTTATCGGTAGTAACAGGTAGCAATCCTATTTATGCAGGTGGTAGTGCTTCTACAGGAGGTGCGTTGTCTACTCGTACTATTGTAGGACAGCCTATTGGGCAGTTCTTTGGGTATATTGTTGATGGTATTTTCCAAAATAATACCGAGATTTCATCATCGGCACAGCCAAATGCTAAACCTGGCGATTTCAAATACCGTGACATCAGTGGGCCAAACGGTGTTCCTGACGGTGTAATTACCGACCTCGACAGAGCTCCTATCGGAAATCCAAACCCAAAATATAGCTATGGTATCAATTCCAACTTTATGTACAAAGAATTCGACTTAACACTTGATTTTCAAGGAGTTGCTGGTGTAGATATTTATAATGCCAACCTAGGGTTGCGTTATGGTAACGAAAACTTCACCAAAGATTTTTATAACAACCGTTGGCATGGCGAAGGTACATCAAATACCTACCCTTCTGCTAATATTGGTGGTGGCGACAACTACAAGCCAAACTCATTCTTTGTAGAAAGTGGTGCTTATTTTAGAGTTCGTAACATTCAGTTGGGTTATACTTTGCCAAATGCTCTTACCGATAAATTGCATATCAAAAAACTTAGAGTATTTGCCAATGCTCAAAATGCCTTTAACTTCTTCAAATACAGAGGTTTCTCTCCAGAAGTTTCGGGTGCTTACAAAAACAGCGGCGAAGTGGTAACTGGCACAACTGCTACTATCAACTCGGGTATCGATACGAACGTATATCCATTGTTTGCCACTTATAACTTTGGTTTAAATGTAACTTTCTAA
- a CDS encoding DUF952 domain-containing protein: MKLVHHLVLPDWWATFDSKDYYESETLSVEQFIHFSMPEQVEGTLNRYFVGTPSILLLHIDADLLTAPLVFESAGNHGVFPHLYGRLNKSAIIGIDELKPNVQGYFTFNTSS, encoded by the coding sequence ATGAAACTTGTACATCACCTTGTATTGCCCGATTGGTGGGCTACCTTTGATAGCAAAGACTACTACGAATCCGAAACATTATCTGTCGAGCAGTTTATTCATTTTTCGATGCCCGAACAAGTAGAAGGTACACTCAACCGCTATTTTGTGGGTACGCCGTCTATTCTGCTATTGCATATTGATGCCGATTTATTAACGGCTCCGCTAGTATTTGAATCAGCTGGAAACCATGGTGTGTTTCCACACCTTTATGGCCGTCTCAACAAGAGTGCTATTATTGGGATTGATGAGCTAAAACCCAATGTTCAGGGATACTTTACCTTTAATACTTCATCATAA